Sequence from the Leptospira bandrabouensis genome:
TCTTTTCCAAGCCTTCTTTTAGATATAAGTTATATCCTTTCGATAAGTTTCTCCAAGTGAAGTGTCCCCCGCGGTGGCGTGGCCAGGGATGGCCTAAGCTCGCCAGTCGGAACAGGAAGTTCCGCTGGCAGGAGTGGGGGATACTGAACTCGTTAAAAAAATTCTTTAAGTATATCGTTTATTTCTTTGTCTGAGATGGAATTGATTTGTTAGATTCGATTTTGTTAAACTAAAAATAGAATCCCAGCTTCTGGATTTTTTGTAAAAGCTATGATCGTCTCACAATTTTCTTTCAGCAACGAAACAACGGAAGATGTGCTGCAATTCCCCCGTTTGATTTGAATTATTTTGGGTGGAAAACCTTTCTTTTCTAAAATCTTATTAAAATCATTATCTTTAGTAACGATAATTAGATTTTTTTCATACGCTTTTTCCCAGATGAGTTCATCTGATGACTGGATACCGAGCGAAAAAACATGTTTTGAATTTGGAAAAATGTCAGATAAATGTTCGACTAAATTTGGAGATAGATTTGCGTCATACAATAGCATTTAGGCTACAAGAATTGATTTATTTTGATCAGCAGCAAAAGCTAGACTCGCCAAAATATCTTCTTTAGTGAGATAAGGAAACTCTCGTAAAATTTCATCATATTCCATACCCGAAGCTAGATAGTCAAGAATGTCATAGACGGTAATTCTCATTCCACGAATACAAGGCTTACCACCTCGAACGTCCTTATCAAATGAAATATATTTTCTATAATCGAGCACTCCTAAATTCTTATATAAATTCTGAATTCGTCAAGTCATTTCATTCTTTGGGAAAACTTTAAAATTAAAAACTAGATAGCCATCGAAGAAGATTTCCCCCAATCCCCCGCGCCAGCGATAGTAGCGGAAATACTTTCCATAAATTAAATTATTTTGATTCACTAACAGATCGGAAAGATTGAAGCGAATAGCGCGATCGTTTCTAGACGAAAATATCAATCAACTAACGAATTCGAGGCGCCCAAACCCTTACTCATAAATTCTTTTCTTAACCAAGTGAAGACGTCGTCACGGTGGCGTGGTCAGGGATGGCCTAAGCTCGCCAGTCGGACCCGGACGGGACGCTGGCAGGAGTGGGGGATACTGAACTCGTTAAAGAGGAGGGAAATACAGAGGAGAAGAGAAACCATCCTTTTGGGGATCGGATGGGTGGGGGGTCTTCTAAACGACTCGGATCAAAAATTATTCAAATAAATCAGCATGCGTTCCAGTCCGTTCAAAAATAATAGAATTTTGGTCTAATTTATAAATAAGTAACCAGTCAGGTTCAATGTGACATTCTTTTCGATTTTTCTGTAACTTAATATCTTTATTGAATTGATTAGTATAACTAGGAATAAATTTCATATCCCCAAATTCTCAAATAATTCTTTCTTAGATTTAAATGTTTTTAGGGCTTTGTTCTTATCGGTAGATTCCAAGGTCTTTTTAGTTATTTTATTTGGTACCTTTATGGCAAATGGAATCCCTCGTGTTAGCTTGATCTGATGATAGAAAATATTAATAGCTTCCGAGGTAGAAAGACCCAATCGTTCAAGGATATTTTCTACATCTTTTTTTAAATTATCTTCTACTCTAGCACGAATCATTGCTGTTTTAGCCATACTCTTAACTTCCCGAGATTCACTGTATCTCGTTTGGGATACAAATCAATTTTTTTATACACCTTAGTTTTTATTTTTGTGAGATACTGATCTAGTCCCCTGCGCCAGCGATAGCAGCGGAAATCCTTTCCATAAACAAAATTATTTTGGCCAACAAACCAATTGGAAAGATTGAAGCGAATAGCGCGGTCGTTTCTAGACGAAAATATCAATCAACTAACGAATTCGAGGCGCCAAAAGATGAACGCACATTATTTCTATTATCATGTCTAAACAATAAGAACTAGTTGACCTCCCAATTAAAATCTTAAAAATAATATCTAATGTTTAACCCAAACAATTTTATCATATCGCATTCCAAAGTTACTCGCATATTTATAGTGGTAGTGATTTTGCTCCTTGGCACGAATTGTACCAAATATTACGTTTACCCAAATCACTTCGCAGATCCTGAGCCAATGGACAAATCGATGCTTACCGAACTAAGGGTCTCAAATTTTCGAATCCTTAGCATTGATGAAAGAAATTTTGAAGAAAATCTTCAAGATTACGGGCTTTCTTTAGGAATCATAGGAATTGGAAAAGTTGATGGAAAATCGCAATTCTATATAACTCCAGGAAAACACAAAATCCGATTAGCATACTTTGATGTCCGTATTCATAACTATGCCAAAAATAGAGTCATTGATACTTATACTTCAAATGAAAGTGCTACGTTAGATGTTGATTTAAAAGCAGGTCAACAAGTTTGTATCTGTTTTCAAAACCTCACTCCGGAAAATTTTGATGAATTTACCATTGTTGCAGAAGCAAGAGAGTACAAGGACCAAATAGATTTTCAGCCTCCAGTTTATATTCCGTACATTTCACAACTCGAATTTCTGCCGGCAGATTGCGGTGGCGGAGATGGGAAAAACGCATTGTTATTAAACCAATCAAATAAAATTATTGTGAAGAAATCTATAGACTCAAGGAATAAAGCCAATATAGTTACTTACTAAGAACTATATCGAATTGGCATAAACTTAACCCTTAATTTACGATTAGTAATTGGAGTAGATTTTAAGATGATGGAACGACTAGTGTTTCGGGTAAATTATTACGTGATGCATTGAGTAACTTCCTATAATTTACATTATGTCGCATAACATGCGTTAGCGCTTTTGAGTGTACTCGTACATTCTTTACAGTTTTGTCTCAATACATACTTTACAAAAAGGATCATAGAAATCCTGGTCCAGACGTAAAGGAACAATTCTTCATCATAAACTACGATTCCAAATGGTAAACTAAGTAGAGTTAAACCAATGTAAGAACGTAAGAGATACCGATATTATAACAATTAGTACGTTTTTAATTCTCTCTAAAAAATATTTTTTTTTACCGCATTGTCTCAAAGAATTCTATGAGACTAATGCATTTTCAAATATTCACATACTATGTTATAAATTTTAAGACGAATCGGCGAGCTTGTAGTGATATCCATGGCACCTATATTCAAAAATCTTAAAATAAAAAATAAATTGCCTAATCAAACATGGTTTTCATTTTGCATTTATATTTTTATAAAAAATGCAAGAAATAAAAACAACTGTAACTCATAACATCAAAAGAGATTCTATCATCACTGGTTTCGAAAGTTTATTATTTGAAAGAGACTACAATGGAAATCTTTGGATTGGTTCTTGGAATCAAAGTCCTATTCTTTATAGAATCGATGGAAATCAAATCACACGATTCGAATTTCCAATTGGTTTTTACCTAGCAAGTGATAATCCATTTGATTCTAATTCTGATCATGTATTGTTTGGATCATCTAATTCTGTATTATACTTTAGAGATGATAGGTTCTTCAGCCTCCCATCTCCGAAGTTAGCAAACCCTTCTCCCTACCAGATTTTGAATCTTGTAAACTATACTTACGTTATCTTTGCCAATACAAGCGGAAGAAAACAGATCCATAGGTGGAATGGGACTAATTGGGAAATCTTGAATTTTGATTTGGATTTTCAAAATCTTTATAACTTAAAATCAATTGGGAATGATAGAATTTTGGTTACAGAAGGAAATTCAGAAGTTGCTTATATCTTAGATCAAAATGGGAAGGTAATTTCTGAATTTACACCGAGTGGTGCCCCCATGAAAGCCAAAATAAATTCGAAAAGAATATTTTTATACTCTGATTCAAAGTTGGAAGTAAGGAATAGCGATGGAGAACTAATCAGTCTCCTTGATTTGTATGATGAAGCAATGAAGGCCTATTTTGGTTCATACTTAGAATTTATAGATATATTCATTCAAAATGAATCAAATCTGGTTTTGTTGTTAAAGGAAAGAAATAAAAAACCTGCTAAAAAACATTTATTAAACTTTAACTTGGATACATTGACTCTTACCCCACACTCCCTGAATGAAAAGTTGACTGCGGATTTGAATTTACTGCAGTTTGAAATCGATAATTCGGGGGATTATTGGTTTAAAATTTATGGGAACCATTACTCAGAATCTTTTATAACATTCAATGCGGAACTAACAACATGAAACAACCTACTCAACTCAATATACAAAAGTCTGATCTTTACTCAGGAAGTTTAAAAGAAATCATCCTAGATAGAATGTTAGTGTTTCAATCACTTAGAGATAAATTTCAGAAGGTATTTGATAAATCCAAAAATAAACTAGACCAAAGTTTTTTGAAAGAATTTGAATCCATATATGGATTTCGACCTGGAAAGGAAATTTTGGAATGGGAAAACATAAAATCTGCTTACAAATCCGTTATGTATGAAGTTGCCGATGTTTGGAACATGATTGACCATCATTCTGCCGAAGAAGAGGAAATGGAAGAAGATGACGAAGGAGGATTTGATTATGCCATTTCCTCTGCGGAAAGATTAGTTAAAATTAAAGACCCTGATGAAATACTTTCCTGGTTGGTTGGCACTTACAGCGGGCTCATGTTCTTATTCAACGGTTCTTATGCTTTTGCTTCGGATGGAGGTGGGGACACTTGTTGGATCAATCTTTTGCCCAATGAAAATGAATCCGTCGAGGTAAATTATTATAATCATGAAATTGGTGAATTAGAAAACCTGCCATTTTTTTCCATCTCACATTTTATTGCTGAAAATTGGAATAATGAATCAAATGAAAGTTATGATGATGAAGATGAGGAACAAGAATTCGAAGAAGAAGATGCAGGTCAAAAAGTAAAAGAACCCATTCTAACTACGCAAATCAAAGACAGTATAATTAAAGCTTTTGAAAAAGAAGCCACAAAACTCTACGAAAAGAAACCTATCTATAACAATTCACTAGATATGTTTGAAAGGTCGGCTTGGTTACTTGGACATAGTTATGGAGACCCTGCTTATGCCTTTACAGAAAAACTAGCGGAAGCTCCCTCCTATACTCTTTGGGAAGAAGAAAAAGAAGATATCAAAAACTTTCCGAATTTAGCTGCTTATTGGATACTTCATCATTTTTATCTAAAGAATGAGGATGCTTGTAGAGAAACTATCAAACTTGCAAACAAATCAAAAGGAAAAATAATTCCAAAAATTTGTGAACATATAATTGCCTATCTGGATGGAAAATCCAAATCATTATTCAATCTACCAACAGAGAAGGTAGAAAAAATAAGGTCACAAACCTTTAGTAACGCTGACCCCAAACAAATTGAACCAAAAAATATTAAATTATACAATGAAAGTTTAGGTCTTTCCAATCTTAAAACCATTTCAAAGAAAGACCTGGAATCAAAGATCAAGACTGAAGAAAACCTTTTCAAAATAATCGAAGATTACCCTGATGATGTTAATGCACATGACTTAGTATTAAAAGAAATTTCCAAAAAAGACACGAACCTTAAAAAACTGATCGATGATTACTTCCGGGAACGAACCGATAGTGCTTATAATACTTGGCCATACAACCCGGAAAAATTGGACAAACGCCTTTCCGTCGCGATCAATGCCGCCTTTCGACAAGGTTTGAAATACGACGCTGAGAATAAAAAAGCATATTGCGGTATTACAAAAACGGTTGGGATGTTAGATGACGACCAAGCAATGGTTTCGTTTAGAGAAGCAGTTCGTAAACTCAAACAAGATGATCCAAGATTAGAATATGTAATTGAGGCATTGATCAGTAGTGAACATAAAGATGCCAATTCCATATTGGCGGATGCTGCTTGGCGAACCTTTGAAACTTTGGACAATGTTAAAGAAATTAGAGAAAAGGTTCAAAAAGAAGGACCGACTTTGAACAATATGTTCACAGTCTATACTCACCTAAACCAAGCTTTACAAGAACGAATATTAACATTAGATGATGTTTCAGTCCAGCTCATACAGAAACTATTTACTTATAAAGATCATCTTGGTTTTTTTGGAATTAGTGCAGGGAATGCATTTTCGGTATGTGCCCATTTAGAACTAAAAGAACATACAGAAATCATTGCCAACTATGCGAGAAATAGCTTTCGGATCAAAGGAGGAGACAGAAAGTCTTACCTCGAATTGAGTCAGATCATAAACATTTCGGAAGCAGCCTTAGCCTGGGCCAAAATGGAACCTGAAAAGGCAAAACAAGAGTTACACGAATTTTTTGTAAAATTAGAAGGATCGAATTATCCTGGTATTGCAATTGATTTAAGAGCTTGTTATGTAGCCGGATTATTACTTTTGGAGCCGGAAAACAATGAATATCTGACTTTTGCGGAACGTATCCTAGGAAACAAAGGAGACCAAGTCCGTGTGTATGGAATCATTCGATGGATTAGAAAACTAAAAGTTGAAAAATTCAAAGATCATCTTTGGTATCACATTTATGCCGATCCCGATCCTATGGTTGATTATTCTTGGAGTTATATCGAAGTGGAAGCAAGACGCGCTTGGATTACGCTCACTGGAGAAGATGCTCCTACGTTTGACTCATCTGATAAATATGCTACATCACTTTCTAAGAATAAAACTTTGTTACCCGAGGCGATTCTCCATCCTGAAAAATATAGCATCCAACATGTGTTTGAAAAAATTCGAGAAACCAAATACAAACATGAAGATGTAATTCGTTATGGAGGACCATGGCTTGTCGAATCATTACGGTATTCCTTGGATGAATATAAATATTCTGGATCTTATGACAGGTGGGAAGCAATCAAAGCTTTGTTCTTTCAAGGTCCGGGAGTGTATCCTTACTTTTTGGAAATTTTCCAATTGCCTTATGCAGCACCTTCATGGAAGGCATATTTATTACAGTTTATGCGAGTGATGGAGCCTGAATCTTTAAAATGGAAGAAGGTTCTTTCGATGGAAGGAAACGAAATAAAACAGCTACTAGAAGAACCTACTCCCCAATGGTATGTATGGACTGATTTATTAGCGGCAAGATTATTTTTGTTAGATGGTGAATCATCTTTTGACACTATCTCTCAAGTGATCATTCGGCGACTAGAGATGACAAATCATGAATCTTATGATTCTAGTATTTATGAAGAAGCGCTTGGGCTACGGTTGCCTTTACTTTGGAGATGGTTTGGCAAAAGAGGAGATGAATTTATCGAAACTTTCTGGAAAAAAGCAAAAAAAAGTTCTGAAACTTTTACTATGTTAGAGATGGCAGCCAGACGAAAGTTAAATGACAAAATCCCTGAAATGAACGAGATCAAAGATCCTGGGATTTTACTCACATTTTATCCTGAACAAAGGGAATATGGATGGCATACATGGATCCATTTGACTCCAGAGACAATACGATTTGGAACCAATGAATTTCACCTACACTCTGTTTTACCTGATTCAAAAACAGAATCCAGTATGCCGGCTTCCAAAACAAATTTAGAAATTGTTTGGAAAATGGCACATATTCTAGGTTACACGGTATCAAAGAAAAAACCGAAAGGAAAAAAATAGCGATAGAGTCACTCATGATCGTAATCATCACAGTTCTGTTGGCAGTTAGTTTCCCTATGGAATGTGATGATTACGGTTATTGGCCCTTCCTCATTGATTTTGCATATTCACTAGGTGACTTTTTTTTCAAAGATTTAAATGCTAAATTAAAATTGGCTTTAGAATTAAAACCAACTTGGTATGCAAGAGAGAGTAAATTTGCCTTTGGTTCTTTTTCTATCAACCGACAAACTTCGGCAATACGGTATTCGTTTAGTAAACGATTGAAGTTCATTCCTAAAAATGCATTGATGTATTCGCTGAGTTGGTAATCTTTGATTCCTAATTTTTCCGATAGAGAGGCCAAACTTAAATCTTCCTCTCGGTATACACATTCAACTTTTAATAAATAATCGAGTTCCTTCTGTAATTTCTCTAAATCTAGGTTTAGAATGCGAGAGGTGCGGTAAGATTGCCTAAGTCCAGGAAGAATATCTTTAAATAACTCGTGATTGATTTCTGTTCCGATAAAGGCAATGACAGCCATCAGTGTAGCCAATCCTGCTGTAAAATAAATTCCGGAATGCCAACGTAAAATTGTGCTGAGAAGGATAAAACCTGCAAAGGTAATGTTTCCTTTTAATATCATTCCGAGTATCTGAACACCTAACTTTGCTTCTTTGTTTGGATTATTATAAAGGATATTTCTATATTGGTAAATCATTCCCAAAAAAATACCAATCCAATACAGACAGCCAAAAATGGATGTAATTTCGGGAAGAGACATTGGAGCTCCCGCAAAACTCTGATTCATGGTCTGTGAAAGAGTGTTTGGTGCAAACCATTCTAATGTTAGAAGAAAAAGTATCACAAGAAAGGTAGGATA
This genomic interval carries:
- a CDS encoding DUF5615 family PIN-like protein — its product is MLLYDANLSPNLVEHLSDIFPNSKHVFSLGIQSSDELIWEKAYEKNLIIVTKDNDFNKILEKKGFPPKIIQIKRGNCSTSSVVSLLKENCETIIAFTKNPEAGILFLV
- a CDS encoding DUF433 domain-containing protein, producing MLDYRKYISFDKDVRGGKPCIRGMRITVYDILDYLASGMEYDEILREFPYLTKEDILASLAFAADQNKSILVA
- a CDS encoding type II toxin-antitoxin system mRNA interferase toxin, RelE/StbE family; this encodes MKFIPSYTNQFNKDIKLQKNRKECHIEPDWLLIYKLDQNSIIFERTGTHADLFE
- a CDS encoding type II toxin-antitoxin system RelB/DinJ family antitoxin; protein product: MAKTAMIRARVEDNLKKDVENILERLGLSTSEAINIFYHQIKLTRGIPFAIKVPNKITKKTLESTDKNKALKTFKSKKELFENLGI
- a CDS encoding helix-turn-helix domain-containing protein; its protein translation is MWEFFGSWLQFGAWYHFILGIGILVKEKGSKGFPFAMIAAFSGGILILYAYRLFAGLEFETPILNQGYVPIIYLIPGSMQYTIEQFLSTEPVPLKKLYRLYPTFLVILFLLTLEWFAPNTLSQTMNQSFAGAPMSLPEITSIFGCLYWIGIFLGMIYQYRNILYNNPNKEAKLGVQILGMILKGNITFAGFILLSTILRWHSGIYFTAGLATLMAVIAFIGTEINHELFKDILPGLRQSYRTSRILNLDLEKLQKELDYLLKVECVYREEDLSLASLSEKLGIKDYQLSEYINAFLGMNFNRLLNEYRIAEVCRLIEKEPKANLLSLAYQVGFNSKANFNLAFKSLKKKSPSEYAKSMRKGQ